The proteins below come from a single Deltaproteobacteria bacterium genomic window:
- a CDS encoding insulinase family protein, translating to MVSRSVLPNGLRVVTEEMPGVPSATIGIWVENGSRFETAKQNGISHFLEHLFFKGTERRTAAAIAEEIDAVGGVLNAFTSKEYTCYYAKVLAEHLPLAIDLLADIFRHSRFAPEEIDRERAVVLQEISQVEDTPDDYVHDLFNVSYWPGHPLGYPICGRAETVEQFGQKELLEFFTARYQPDRIVIAAAGNLTHEVLVDWVQREFGDLSGVAEPSNNSSPVPARGIFSVEKALEQVHICLGMPGIAQCAPERYAAYLLSTALGGGMSSRLFQEVRERRGRAYSVYSFLSSYRDIGYLGIYAGTSAEWVEEVVTVIGAELRKLAVEGLRSEELSRVKNQLKGNMLLGLESSDSRMNRVAKNEIYFGQDISPNEVAARIDAVSHDDVVALAQRLLRHEDMAMALLGDLKGRSVDAGILAAAAPA from the coding sequence ATGGTGAGCCGTTCGGTACTGCCCAACGGCCTGCGGGTGGTCACGGAGGAGATGCCGGGCGTCCCCTCCGCCACGATCGGCATTTGGGTGGAGAACGGCTCACGCTTCGAAACCGCGAAGCAGAACGGGATCTCCCACTTCCTCGAGCATCTGTTTTTCAAAGGCACGGAGCGCCGCACGGCGGCGGCGATCGCGGAAGAGATCGACGCGGTCGGTGGCGTCCTCAACGCCTTCACGAGCAAAGAGTACACCTGTTACTACGCCAAGGTGCTCGCCGAGCACCTGCCGTTGGCGATCGATCTGCTCGCCGACATCTTTCGTCACTCGCGCTTCGCTCCAGAAGAGATCGATCGCGAGCGCGCCGTCGTGCTGCAGGAAATCTCGCAAGTCGAAGACACCCCCGACGACTACGTCCACGATCTGTTTAATGTGAGCTACTGGCCGGGCCATCCGCTCGGCTATCCGATTTGTGGGCGCGCGGAGACGGTCGAGCAGTTCGGTCAGAAGGAACTCTTGGAGTTCTTCACCGCGCGCTATCAGCCCGACCGCATCGTCATCGCGGCGGCGGGTAACCTGACGCACGAGGTGTTGGTCGACTGGGTGCAGCGTGAGTTCGGCGACCTGAGCGGCGTGGCGGAACCGAGCAACAATTCGTCGCCGGTACCGGCACGCGGGATCTTCTCCGTCGAGAAAGCGCTCGAGCAAGTTCACATCTGCCTGGGAATGCCGGGCATCGCGCAGTGTGCGCCAGAACGCTACGCGGCGTATTTGCTGAGCACCGCGCTTGGCGGCGGCATGAGCTCGCGCCTGTTTCAAGAAGTGCGCGAGCGCCGTGGCCGCGCCTACTCGGTCTACTCGTTCTTGTCGTCCTATCGCGACATCGGCTACCTCGGCATCTACGCCGGGACCAGCGCGGAGTGGGTCGAAGAAGTGGTGACGGTCATCGGTGCCGAACTGCGCAAGCTGGCCGTCGAGGGCCTTCGAAGCGAGGAATTAAGCCGCGTCAAGAACCAACTTAAAGGCAACATGCTGCTCGGCTTGGAGAGCAGCGATAGCCGGATGAATCGGGTCGCCAAGAACGAGATCTACTTCGGCCAGGACATCTCACCCAACGAGGTGGCCGCGCGCATCGACGCCGTCAGCCACGATGACGTGGTCGCGCTTGCGCAACGCTTGCTGCGGCACGAAGATATGGCGATGGCGCTGCTCGGTGACTTGAAGGGCCGCAGCGTCGACGCGGGCATCCTCGCCGCGGCGGCTCCCGCCTGA
- the purS gene encoding phosphoribosylformylglycinamidine synthase subunit PurS, translating into MLAKVYVTLKSGVLDPAGKAIQHSLHSLGFERATDVRLGKYLEIWLDRGPRAEVEREVDEMCRKLLANGVIEDYRFELQD; encoded by the coding sequence GTGCTTGCCAAAGTATACGTCACATTGAAATCTGGGGTACTCGATCCAGCCGGCAAGGCCATTCAGCATTCACTCCACTCGCTGGGTTTCGAGCGGGCCACCGATGTGCGGCTCGGCAAGTACCTCGAAATCTGGCTCGACCGCGGGCCGCGCGCGGAAGTCGAACGTGAGGTCGACGAGATGTGTCGTAAACTGCTCGCGAATGGTGTGATCGAAGACTATCGCTTCGAGTTGCAAGACTGA
- the pnp gene encoding polyribonucleotide nucleotidyltransferase produces the protein MFKKIETLLAGRALTIEVGRMAKQADGAALVQYGETCVLATAVASRSAREGIDFFPLTCDYQEKTFATGKIPGGFFKREGRQSEREILNSRLIDRPIRPLFAEGFVCETQVIATVLSADKENDADMVALIAASAALHVSDIPFLGPIAAVRVGRLDGKLVINPQHSQYEASDISLVVAGTADSLVMVEGGASGVSEDVMLEALYFGHQEMQILIKLQEELRQAVGKPKRAVVVVAGNADLTKRAEAVAGPLMRKALAITGKQERVAALRQAMADTQAALAAEFPSAGKAVKEAVEEIESQIVRGVIVESGKRIDGRGLKDIRPVSCEVGVLPRTHGSALFTRGETQALVVATLGTSADEQKIDALIGEYYKKFMLHYNFPPFSVGEVRPLRGPSRRDVGHGALAERSVVPVLPAEATFPYTVRMVSEVLESNGSSSMATVCGSSLALMDAGVPTKGAVAGIAMGLIKDGDKVRILSDILGDEDHLGDMDFKVAGTSEGITGLQMDIKIRGVTREIMREALHQAREGRLHILGIMNQTLPQARGDISPHAPRIVTIKIKPDKIRDVIGPGGKVIRAIVEETGAKIDIEDDGTVFIASSDGASLRKAIERIEGLTAEAQVGKIYKGKVRKIVDFGAFVEIMPGTDGLIHISQLAEGRVQKVTDVLKEGDEVMVKVLEVDRQGKIRLSRKEALGAAAGQG, from the coding sequence ATGTTCAAGAAAATCGAAACTCTGTTGGCGGGGCGCGCCCTGACGATCGAGGTCGGGCGCATGGCCAAGCAGGCCGATGGCGCCGCATTGGTGCAATACGGCGAGACCTGTGTGCTCGCCACCGCCGTGGCCTCGCGCAGCGCGCGTGAAGGCATCGATTTCTTTCCGCTCACCTGTGATTACCAGGAGAAGACCTTCGCGACCGGGAAAATCCCCGGCGGGTTCTTCAAGCGCGAAGGGCGACAATCCGAACGGGAAATTTTGAATTCGCGCTTGATTGACCGGCCGATTCGTCCACTGTTCGCGGAAGGTTTCGTCTGCGAAACGCAAGTCATTGCCACGGTGCTCTCCGCCGATAAGGAAAACGACGCCGACATGGTCGCGCTGATTGCGGCCTCGGCGGCGCTGCATGTGTCGGATATTCCGTTTCTCGGACCGATCGCCGCGGTGCGTGTCGGCCGTCTCGACGGCAAACTGGTGATCAACCCGCAACACAGCCAGTACGAAGCCAGCGACATCTCACTGGTCGTTGCCGGCACCGCGGACAGCCTGGTGATGGTGGAGGGCGGCGCGAGCGGGGTGTCGGAAGACGTCATGCTCGAGGCGCTGTACTTCGGTCATCAGGAGATGCAGATCCTGATCAAGCTGCAGGAAGAGCTGCGCCAAGCCGTTGGCAAACCAAAGCGCGCAGTGGTGGTGGTCGCGGGCAATGCCGACCTCACCAAGCGAGCCGAAGCTGTCGCCGGTCCGCTCATGCGGAAGGCATTGGCCATCACCGGCAAGCAGGAACGCGTCGCAGCGCTTCGGCAAGCAATGGCCGACACCCAAGCCGCCCTCGCCGCCGAATTCCCCAGCGCGGGGAAGGCCGTCAAGGAAGCGGTGGAGGAGATCGAAAGTCAGATCGTGCGCGGCGTGATCGTCGAGAGCGGCAAACGCATCGACGGCCGCGGACTGAAGGACATTCGGCCCGTCAGTTGCGAGGTCGGCGTGCTGCCGCGGACCCACGGCTCGGCGCTGTTCACTCGGGGCGAAACGCAGGCGTTGGTGGTGGCCACGCTCGGCACCTCGGCGGACGAGCAGAAGATCGATGCGTTGATCGGCGAATACTACAAGAAGTTCATGCTGCACTACAATTTCCCGCCGTTCAGCGTCGGCGAAGTCCGACCGCTGCGCGGTCCGAGCCGGCGCGATGTCGGACACGGGGCGCTGGCGGAACGTTCCGTGGTGCCCGTGCTTCCGGCCGAAGCGACCTTCCCGTACACGGTGCGAATGGTTTCTGAAGTGCTCGAATCGAATGGCTCGTCGTCGATGGCGACAGTGTGCGGCAGCTCGCTCGCCCTGATGGATGCCGGCGTTCCCACCAAGGGGGCGGTGGCTGGTATCGCGATGGGACTGATCAAGGACGGTGACAAGGTTCGCATCCTCTCGGACATCCTCGGTGACGAGGACCATCTCGGCGACATGGACTTCAAGGTCGCCGGTACGAGCGAAGGCATTACCGGCTTGCAGATGGACATCAAGATCCGCGGCGTCACGCGCGAGATCATGCGCGAGGCGTTGCACCAGGCCCGCGAAGGCCGCCTCCACATCCTCGGCATTATGAACCAGACGTTGCCGCAGGCCCGTGGGGACATTTCTCCGCACGCCCCCCGCATCGTTACCATCAAGATCAAGCCGGACAAGATTCGCGACGTCATCGGACCAGGTGGCAAGGTGATTCGCGCCATCGTCGAGGAAACCGGCGCGAAGATCGACATCGAAGATGATGGCACGGTGTTCATCGCCTCCAGCGACGGCGCGTCGCTGCGCAAAGCGATCGAGCGCATCGAAGGCCTCACGGCCGAGGCCCAAGTTGGCAAGATCTACAAGGGCAAGGTGCGCAAGATCGTCGACTTCGGCGCCTTTGTGGAAATCATGCCCGGCACCGACGGACTGATTCACATCTCGCAGCTGGCCGAGGGGCGCGTTCAGAAGGTCACCGACGTGCTGAAAGAAGGCGACGAGGTGATGGTGAAGGTGCTGGAGGTCGACAGACAAGGCAAGATTCGCCTCAGTCGCAAGGAAGCGCTGGGGGCGGCCGCGGGGCAGGGTTGA
- the rpsO gene encoding 30S ribosomal protein S15, translating to MGTALEQRQNIVQQYRLHGTDTGSPEVQIALLSDRITYLTEHFKVHTKDHHSRRGLLKLVGQRRRLLDYLKRGDYERYKSVIDRLGIRK from the coding sequence ATGGGGACAGCTCTGGAGCAACGACAGAACATCGTGCAGCAGTATCGGCTCCATGGAACTGACACGGGCTCTCCCGAGGTGCAAATTGCGCTGCTCAGCGATCGAATTACTTATCTGACCGAGCACTTCAAAGTCCATACGAAGGATCACCATTCGCGGCGCGGGTTGTTGAAACTCGTCGGCCAGCGTCGCCGGTTGTTGGATTATTTGAAGCGCGGCGACTACGAGCGCTACAAGAGCGTCATTGATCGGCTGGGGATCCGGAAATAG
- a CDS encoding amidophosphoribosyltransferase: protein MFDRFREECGVVGIFGHPEAANLVYLGLYALQHRGQEGAGIVSANAGTLISHRGLGLVADVFNEDIIRRLEGSAAIGHNRYSTAGKTLLKNTQPFVVEYGRGGLAVAHNGNLVNAIELREQLEERGSIFQSTVDTEVIVHLIATARGSRVVDRVVAALSQVRGAYSLLFLTPNEMIAARDPNGFRPLVLGRIKDSVVVASESCALDLVGADFDREVEPGEVVVISDRGVETYHPFPATPRTSCVFEYIYFARPDSRVYGRNVYQVRKELGRQLAREQPAEADLVIPVPDSGVPAALGFAEESGLPFDMGLIRNHYVGRTFIEPQDAIRHFGVKVKLNAQAEVLKGKRVVVVDDSIVRGTTSRKLVAMLRHAGAKEVHMRISSPPTTGSCFYGVDTPSTEELIAHNNPIEGIRQFVGADSLGYLTERGMYAFLKEGDGNGFCAACFTGRYPVAVTDEGRTHQLVLFDADERG from the coding sequence ATGTTCGACCGGTTCCGCGAGGAGTGTGGGGTCGTTGGCATCTTCGGCCATCCCGAGGCGGCGAACCTCGTCTATCTCGGGCTCTACGCGCTACAGCATCGCGGGCAAGAAGGCGCCGGCATCGTGTCGGCGAATGCCGGCACACTGATCTCACATCGCGGCCTCGGTCTGGTGGCCGACGTCTTCAACGAAGACATCATTCGTCGCCTCGAAGGTAGCGCGGCGATCGGCCACAACCGCTACTCCACGGCCGGCAAGACCCTGCTGAAGAACACGCAGCCGTTCGTGGTCGAGTATGGCCGCGGCGGCTTGGCGGTGGCGCACAACGGCAATCTCGTCAACGCGATTGAATTGCGCGAGCAACTCGAAGAGCGTGGCTCGATTTTTCAATCTACCGTCGATACCGAAGTGATCGTCCACTTGATTGCGACCGCGCGCGGCAGTCGCGTCGTCGATCGCGTGGTAGCGGCGCTGAGCCAGGTGCGCGGGGCTTACTCGCTGCTGTTTCTCACGCCCAACGAGATGATCGCGGCGCGCGATCCCAACGGATTCCGGCCGTTGGTGCTCGGTCGCATCAAAGACTCGGTGGTCGTCGCCTCCGAAAGTTGCGCGCTGGATCTGGTCGGCGCCGATTTCGATCGCGAGGTCGAGCCCGGCGAAGTCGTCGTGATCTCCGACCGCGGCGTCGAAACCTACCATCCGTTTCCCGCGACGCCGCGCACCAGCTGCGTGTTCGAGTACATCTATTTCGCGCGTCCCGACAGTCGCGTCTACGGCCGCAACGTGTACCAAGTTCGCAAAGAGTTGGGGCGGCAACTCGCGCGCGAACAGCCGGCCGAGGCGGACTTGGTAATTCCCGTACCCGACTCCGGGGTGCCGGCGGCGCTCGGGTTCGCGGAGGAGTCGGGTCTGCCGTTCGACATGGGTTTGATCCGCAACCACTACGTCGGTCGCACGTTCATCGAGCCGCAAGATGCGATCCGCCACTTCGGCGTGAAGGTGAAGCTGAACGCGCAGGCTGAGGTGCTCAAGGGCAAACGCGTCGTCGTGGTCGACGACTCGATCGTGCGGGGCACGACCAGCCGCAAGCTAGTGGCGATGCTTCGGCACGCCGGCGCGAAGGAAGTGCACATGCGCATCAGCTCACCGCCGACGACCGGTTCGTGTTTCTACGGTGTCGACACGCCGAGCACGGAGGAACTCATCGCGCACAACAATCCGATCGAAGGCATTCGCCAGTTCGTCGGTGCCGACAGTCTCGGCTACCTCACCGAGCGCGGCATGTACGCCTTCCTCAAGGAGGGCGACGGCAACGGCTTCTGCGCCGCGTGCTTCACCGGCCGCTATCCGGTCGCGGTGACCGACGAAGGCCGCACGCACCAGCTCGTCCTGTTCGACGCCGACGAGCGCGGGTGA
- the dut gene encoding dUTP diphosphatase → MTATVTIAVKRVRPGPAELPLPAYASTSAAGMDLMADVTDPIQLLPHQRVLIPTGIAVALPPGFEAQVRPRSGLALRHGITLLNSPGTIDADYRGEIGVILVNLSTELYEIKRGDRIAQLIIAPVSQAQWQVVAELEATARGDGGFGHTGIDLKTKT, encoded by the coding sequence GTGACGGCCACGGTCACCATCGCCGTCAAGCGCGTACGGCCGGGGCCTGCGGAGTTGCCGCTGCCGGCCTACGCCAGCACGAGTGCTGCCGGCATGGATCTGATGGCCGATGTCACCGATCCGATTCAGTTGCTCCCGCATCAACGCGTGCTGATTCCAACGGGGATCGCGGTGGCACTACCACCCGGCTTCGAAGCGCAAGTGCGCCCGCGCAGCGGTCTGGCGCTGCGGCATGGAATCACGCTGCTCAACTCCCCCGGCACCATCGACGCGGACTACCGCGGCGAAATCGGCGTCATCCTGGTCAACTTGAGCACCGAACTGTATGAGATCAAGCGCGGCGATCGCATCGCGCAACTGATCATTGCCCCGGTGTCGCAGGCGCAGTGGCAAGTCGTGGCCGAGCTGGAAGCGACCGCACGCGGCGATGGCGGCTTCGGCCACACCGGTATCGACCTCAAGACGAAAACCTGA
- the purL gene encoding phosphoribosylformylglycinamidine synthase subunit PurL: MDEPQVTAALAAEHGLNEDEYRRIVAAIGRTPTYVELGIFSVMWSEHCSYKSSRRWLRELPTTGPRVLQGPGENAGAMDIGDGLAAVFKIESHNHPSYVEPYQGAATGVGGIMRDVFTMGARPIANLDSLRFGAIDHPRTGYLVHGVVGGIGGYGNCIGVPTVGGEIYFDAGYNENILVNAFTLGIVRADRIFRASATGVGNPVIYVGSKTGRDGIHGASLLASAEFGDETEHKRPTVQVGDPFTEKLLLEACLELMERDAIVAIQDMGAAGLTSSSVEMAARGETGIRLDLDRVPLREEGMTPYEILLSESQERMLIVAKAGSEDVVREVFAKWDLDASIIGEVTDDRMIRIIHRGQEVACLPLEPLADGAPKYERPAVASAEAEARQVLNLDHVALPGDYNRTLLGLLDSPNIASRQWVYRQYDHLVRGNTVVQPGSDAAVVRVKGTHKALALSVDCNSRYCLLDPYVGAMIAVVESARNVVCAGAVPLGISDCLNFGNPEKPAIMWQFVEAVHGIRDACKALGVPVVSGNVSFYNETEGRAIPPTPTIAMVGLMDDVTRHTTQWFKGEGDVIVLLGRTREELGGSEYLAQQGILTGTPPWIDLQVETHVHAVCARAIQDGLVRSAHDCSEGGLAVALAECCLSGPLRGELGAVVELEGAIRPDALLFGESQSRIIVSLRRQHLGRLRELADRHETPFTVLGEVRGHRLTIGSLIDVTVNEMRQVWETALPRRLGAA, translated from the coding sequence ATGGACGAGCCGCAGGTCACTGCTGCGCTGGCCGCCGAACACGGCCTGAACGAAGACGAGTATCGCCGCATCGTCGCGGCGATTGGTCGTACCCCGACCTACGTCGAGTTGGGGATTTTCTCCGTGATGTGGTCGGAGCACTGCAGTTACAAGAGTTCGCGGCGCTGGTTGCGCGAATTGCCGACGACGGGGCCGCGCGTCTTACAGGGACCCGGCGAGAACGCCGGTGCGATGGACATCGGCGATGGCCTCGCGGCCGTCTTCAAAATTGAGAGTCACAACCATCCGTCGTACGTCGAGCCGTACCAGGGCGCCGCTACCGGCGTTGGCGGCATCATGCGCGACGTGTTCACGATGGGCGCGCGTCCGATCGCCAATCTCGATTCGCTGCGCTTCGGTGCGATCGATCATCCGCGCACCGGCTACCTCGTCCACGGCGTCGTGGGCGGCATCGGCGGCTATGGCAATTGTATCGGCGTGCCGACGGTCGGCGGCGAGATATACTTCGACGCCGGGTATAACGAAAACATCTTGGTCAACGCGTTCACGCTCGGTATCGTGCGCGCCGATCGTATCTTCCGCGCCTCGGCGACCGGCGTGGGCAATCCGGTCATCTACGTCGGCTCGAAGACTGGGCGCGACGGTATCCACGGCGCCAGCTTGCTAGCGTCGGCTGAATTCGGTGACGAGACTGAACACAAGCGGCCGACGGTCCAGGTCGGTGATCCCTTCACCGAGAAGTTGCTACTCGAAGCCTGTCTGGAATTGATGGAGCGCGACGCGATCGTTGCGATTCAAGACATGGGTGCCGCCGGCTTGACGAGTTCGTCGGTTGAAATGGCGGCGCGTGGCGAGACCGGCATCCGCCTGGACCTGGATCGTGTCCCCCTGCGCGAAGAGGGCATGACGCCGTACGAGATTCTGCTGTCCGAATCGCAAGAGCGCATGCTGATCGTCGCCAAAGCGGGATCGGAAGATGTCGTGCGCGAGGTATTCGCCAAGTGGGATCTCGATGCTTCGATCATCGGCGAAGTCACCGACGATCGCATGATTCGGATCATTCACCGCGGACAGGAAGTGGCGTGTCTCCCGCTGGAACCGCTCGCCGACGGCGCGCCGAAGTACGAACGGCCGGCGGTGGCATCAGCGGAGGCCGAGGCGCGGCAAGTTCTCAACCTCGATCACGTGGCATTGCCTGGTGACTACAATCGCACGCTGCTGGGGTTGCTCGACTCCCCCAACATCGCCTCGCGTCAATGGGTGTATCGCCAGTACGATCATCTCGTGCGTGGCAACACGGTGGTGCAGCCCGGGTCTGACGCCGCCGTCGTGCGGGTGAAAGGCACGCACAAGGCGCTGGCGCTCAGCGTCGACTGCAACAGCCGCTATTGTCTGCTCGATCCCTACGTCGGGGCCATGATCGCCGTGGTCGAGAGCGCGCGTAATGTCGTGTGTGCCGGGGCGGTACCGCTCGGCATCAGCGACTGCCTGAACTTCGGCAACCCCGAGAAGCCGGCGATCATGTGGCAGTTCGTCGAAGCCGTTCACGGCATTCGCGACGCCTGCAAGGCGCTCGGCGTACCGGTGGTCAGCGGCAACGTGAGCTTTTACAACGAGACGGAAGGCCGGGCGATTCCGCCGACACCGACCATTGCCATGGTGGGTCTGATGGACGACGTGACGCGCCACACCACGCAGTGGTTCAAGGGTGAAGGCGATGTGATCGTGCTGCTCGGCCGCACCCGCGAAGAACTCGGTGGCAGTGAGTACCTCGCGCAGCAGGGCATCCTCACGGGCACGCCGCCGTGGATCGATTTGCAAGTCGAGACGCACGTGCACGCGGTGTGCGCGCGCGCGATTCAGGACGGGCTGGTGCGTTCGGCGCACGATTGCAGCGAAGGCGGCTTGGCAGTGGCGCTGGCGGAGTGCTGCCTCAGCGGTCCTCTGCGTGGCGAACTTGGGGCGGTCGTGGAGTTGGAAGGTGCAATTCGTCCCGACGCGTTGCTGTTTGGCGAGAGTCAGTCGCGCATCATTGTGTCGCTGCGTCGTCAGCATCTGGGGCGATTGCGCGAGCTGGCGGACCGCCACGAAACCCCGTTCACGGTGCTCGGTGAGGTGCGCGGGCATCGTCTGACCATCGGCAGCTTGATCGATGTGACAGTGAACGAGATGCGGCAGGTGTGGGAGACGGCGCTGCCGCGCCGGCTCGGTGCGGCCTAA
- the purQ gene encoding phosphoribosylformylglycinamidine synthase subunit PurQ, with protein MRWGVVTFPGSLDDHDALYAIDHVLGQTAIPLWHKERDLRGVDCVVLPGGFSYGDYLRCGALARFSPVMESVVGFARDGGLVFGICNGFQVLCEAGLLPGALIRNRNLSFVCEYVHVRVESAATAFTRACGPGEILTLPIKHGEGCYVASEATLSEIEEEGQILLRYADAGGRVTEAANPNGSLHNIAGVMNRQRNVFGLMPHPEHAVEKALGGEDGLKLFRSIAASVAAGRTESVASVAPGP; from the coding sequence ATGCGCTGGGGTGTGGTGACCTTTCCCGGCTCGCTCGACGACCACGATGCGCTCTACGCCATCGATCACGTGCTCGGGCAGACGGCGATCCCGCTGTGGCACAAAGAGCGCGATCTGCGCGGCGTCGATTGCGTCGTGTTGCCCGGCGGCTTTTCGTACGGCGACTACTTGCGCTGCGGAGCGCTCGCCCGCTTCTCGCCCGTCATGGAGAGCGTGGTAGGATTCGCCCGTGATGGAGGATTGGTGTTCGGCATTTGCAATGGATTCCAAGTGCTGTGCGAGGCCGGCTTGCTGCCCGGCGCGCTGATTCGCAACCGTAACCTTAGTTTCGTCTGCGAGTACGTCCACGTCCGGGTCGAAAGTGCTGCGACCGCATTTACGCGCGCGTGTGGACCGGGCGAGATTCTGACCTTGCCGATCAAGCACGGCGAAGGTTGCTACGTCGCGAGCGAAGCGACGCTGAGCGAAATCGAAGAAGAAGGACAAATCTTACTGCGCTACGCCGACGCCGGCGGGCGGGTCACCGAGGCCGCCAATCCTAACGGGTCGCTGCACAACATCGCCGGCGTCATGAACCGCCAGCGCAATGTCTTCGGGCTCATGCCGCATCCGGAGCACGCGGTGGAGAAGGCACTGGGCGGTGAAGATGGACTGAAACTGTTCCGCTCAATTGCCGCGAGCGTGGCCGCCGGACGCACCGAGTCGGTGGCATCGGTGGCGCCGGGACCGTGA